CGGGTGCCGCGGAGAGTACGGCTGCGGGCGAGATCACGGCGGCGATGACGGCGGCCGAGACCAGCGAACGGCGGAATTTCACGATGACCCCTTTCGGGTCCGAAGAATGCAAAAGCCGCGGCTCGTAAGGATCTTGACGTCCGGGCACTGCCGATCATAGGCACACGCATTCTTGACGCTCCATGCCGGATTCCGGCAAAGTGCGGGCCCCGGAATTGCCGGGTCGGTCAGCAGAATTGACGAGTCGACAATTCCCCGGAAAACCTGCGAGCGCCGGCCCTCAGGAGGCTCGTTCGCCGTTGTTGGGCAGTTCGACCCGGAAGGTCGCGCCCTCGCCCGGTGCGGTGTGCAGGGTGAGGGTGCCGCCGTGGGCGCGGGTGAGGGCGGTGGCGATGGCGAGGCCGAGGCCGGCGCCACCGCCGTTGTCACGGCTGCGGGAGGCGTCGACGCGGTAGAAGCGGTCGAAGACCTGCTGGGCCTGTTCCTCGGTGAGGCCCGGGCCGGTGTCGGCGACCTCCAGCAGGCAGATGCCGTCGGCCCCGGCGCCGACCCCGATCCGCACCGGGGTGCCGGACGGGGTGTGCTTGACCGCGTTGCCGACCAGGTTGGTCACCACCTGCCGCAGCCGGGCCTCGTCGCCGAGGACGGGCGCCGCGCCGGGCGCGCCCGTGCCGGAGGGGCCGGTGAGCGCGACGGGGCGGCTCGGGTCGAGCGCGGTGAGGTCGTGCAGGGCGTCGGCGGCGAGGGTGCGCAGGTCCATGGGGGCGAGGTCGAGCGGGCGTTCCTCGTCGAGCCGGGCGAGCACCAGCAGGTCCTCGACCAGGGCGCCCATCCGGTCGGCCTCGCTCTCGATCCGGGTCATGGTCCGCTTGACGTCCGCCTCGGTGGGCAGCGCGCCCATCCGGTACAGCTCGGCGAAGCCGCGGATCCCGGCCAGCGGGGTGCGCAGTTCGTGCGAGGCGTCGGCGACGAAGCGCCGCATCCGGGCCTCGGACTCGGCGCGGGCCGCGAAGGCCGCCTCGATCTGGGTGAGCATCCCGTTGAGGGCGATGGACAGCCGCCCGACCTCGGTGCCCCGGGAGAGTTCCGGCATCCGGTGGGAGAGTTCACCGTCCGCGATCCGGGCGGCGCCCGCCTCGATCCGCCGCAGCGGCCGCAGCCCGGCCCGTACGGCGAAGAAGCCGAGGGCGGCGCTCAGCACCAGGACGGCGCCGCCGATGGCGAGGAAGGAGTTGTTCAGCTTGCCGAGGGTGGCGTCGATGTCCTCGCGGGACACGGCGACCATGACGTAGGCCGGGGTGACCGCGGGCGCGGCGTACGCGCTGGGGCCGGTGGCCTGTCCGCGGGGGGCCTGGAGCGGCAGGACGAGCACCCGCCAGCGGTGGTGGCCGCGCTGGTCGGGCAGGTCGAAGGGGACGTCGGGGGCGGTGCGGGTCGGGTCGAGGCCGGCCAGCTGGGGGGCCGGGTCGCTGTCGGAGACGGGCTGGCGCATGACGGTCTGCACCTTGCCGTCCGCGGACAGGTACTGCACCAGGTACTGGCTGGGCAGGCTGACCCGCCGGCCGGTGCTGACGGCGGGCTTGCCGGCGCTCGGCGGGGCGACCTGGACCGGGGGCTTGCGGGACAGCGGCAGCCCGTACCGCTGGAGCTGTTCGTCCAGCTGCTCGACCAGCTGGGCGCGGACGGTGCCGAGCACGAAGGTGTCGCTGACCACGAGTCCGGTGGTGACCAGCGCGAGCGCGAGCACCAGCAGCCGGGCGCGCAGGGACAGCCGTGAGGTGAACCGGGCGAACACGTGCGGGACCGGTCAGCCCTGCGGGGGGCGGCGCAGCGCGTAGCCGATGCCGCGCACGGTGTGGATCAGCTTGGGGCCGTGCGCGGGGCCGGAGTCGAGCTTGCGGCGCAGGTAGGAGATGTACGACTCGACGATGGAGAGGTCGCCGCCGAAGTCGTAGGCCCAGACGTGATCGAGGATCTGCGCCTTGGAGACGACCCGGCCGACGTTGGCCATCAGGTAGTGCAGCAGCTTGAACTCGGTCGGGGAGAGCGCGACCGGGGTGCCGGCGCGGGTGACCTCGTGGGCGATCGGGTCCAGGCTGAGGTCGGCGACGACCAGTCGGCCGTCCTCGGCGGGGCCGCCGGCCCGGCGCAGGATGGCGCGGATCCGGGCGATGAGCTCTTCCAGGCTGAACGGCTTGGTGACGTAGTCGTCCGCGCCGGCGGCGAGGCCCTGCACCTTGTCGCCGACGCCGTCCTTGGCGGTGAGGAAGAGCACCGGCAGGTGGTCGCCGGGGTGCCCGTGGGCCGGCCCGGCTATCTGGCCGCGGTTGGTGCGCTCGCGCAGCTTCTCGACCACGGTGAAGCCGTCGAGGTCGGGGAGCATCACGTCGAGCACGACCAGGTCGGGGCGCTCGGCGGCGATCAGTTCCAGCGCCTCGGTGCCGCTGGCGGCGGAGGCGACGCGGAAGCCGGAGAAGCGCAGCGAGGCCGCGAGCAGTTCGCGGATGTTGGGCTCGTCGTCCACGACGAGCAGGAACGCCTCGCCCTGGCCCCCGGCCACCGTGGAGCCGCCTGGTGTGGTGACAGTGCCTTGCACGGGGCTTTCGCCTCCTGGTCGGACGGGGACGTTGAGCATGAGGCTAGCCCTCGGAGGCTATGCGGCATGGATGAATGTTGGATTAACACCTTATCGGTCGGTTTTGCCGCGACAAGCCCTTGGACGGGCGCTCGGTGGTGTGCGCACGGGCGTGAACACGCCCAACGCGCCCCCTGGAGACCTTGCCCGCCCTGCGCCGCGCCCGGTATGAGGTGCGTCACTGCCCGGGAATGCGAAGGCGCAGGAAGTCGGCCGGGCCGACTTCCTGCGCCTTGCTGGTGCTACGCGTCACTCACCCGCGGTTCGAAGTGATCACCACTGGGCCCAGGAGACCGTGGAGATGTCGCCGTGCAAGTCCTGGGCAACCGTGGAGAGCGGCTGGACGTAGCTGAAGGGCGAGGTGAGGCTGCCGCAGACCAGCGTGCCGACGGCCTTGGTCCCGTAGATGACCGCGCCCCCGCTGTCACCGGGGGCGGACCACATCCGGCCGAGCTTGATCAGGTGCTGCGTCTCCCCGACGTTGAAGGGCGGGGTCCAGTTGATCTGGACGTAGCCGCCGTTCTCGGACGCCCACGTTTCGGGCATGTCGGTGGACTGGACCGAGACCCTACGGCTCCAGCCGGTGCGGCCCCCGGAACAGGAACGTCGCCTCCCGGATCGACGGCAGGCCGAGCGCCAGCATCAGCAGCCGGCCGAGCCCGAGCCCGAGGCCGCCGTGCGGCGGGGTTCCGTAGCGGAAGCAGTCCAGGTAGCCGGAGAGCGGCCCGGTGTCCATGCCCTTCTCCCGGGCCTGGGCGACCAGCCGGTCGTGGCGGTGCTCGCGCTGGGCGCCGGTGGTGATCTCCACGCCCTTCCACAGCAGGTCGAAGGACTCGGTGACGGTCGGGTCGTCCTCCGGCCGCAGGTGGTAGAACGGCCGCACGGCGGCCGGGAAACGGGTGACGAACACGAACTCGTGCCCGGTCTCCGCGGCGATCAGCGCGCACAGCGTCCGCTCGCCCTCCGGGTCCAGGTCGTCCTTGACGCCCTCCCGGTCCCAGCCGGTGGCACGGAGCCGGGCCAGCGCGTCGGCCATGGTGATCCGCGGGAACGGCAGTTCCGGGACCACGACCCGGGTGCCGAAGTGCTCGGCGATCGCCTCCCCGTGCTGCTCAGCGACCGCGGTGAGGACGCGGTGCAGCATCCGCTCCTCGAAGGCCATCACGTCCTCGACGCCGTCGATCCAGGCGATCTCGACGTCGACGCCGGTGAACTCGGTGGCGTGCCGGGAGGTGAACGACGGCTCGGCCCGGAACACCGGCCCGATCTCGAAGACCCGGTCGATGCCGCCCGCGATGGCCATCTGCTTGTAGAACTGCGGCGACTGGGCGAGGTAGGCGGTGCGCCCGAAGTACCCGACCTCGAACACCTCCGCCCCGGACTCGGAGGCGGTGCCCATCAGCTTGGGCGTGTGCAGCTCGGTGAACCGCTCCTCGGCGGCGAGCTCCCGCATCGCCCGCTCGACGGTCGTCTGGACGTCGAAGACCAGGTGCTGGGAGGGGCGCCGGATGTCGAGGAACCGCCAGTCCAGGCGCTGGTCGATGCCGGTCTTCTCGTCGATCGGCAGCTTCGGCTCGGCGAGCGAGACGATCTCGACCCGGGACGGGACGATCTCCAGGCCGCCGAGCTTCACCTGCGGGCTGGCGACCACCTCACCGGTGATCTTCACGGCCGACTCGACCGTCACCCGCTCGAACGCCGCCTCGATGGGGTCCTGCTCTCCACCGCGCACGTGGGTGACCTGCACGATCCCGGTGTGGTCCCGGACCAGCACGAACTGGAGGCGACGCTGCCGCCGGAGCGTGTCCACCCAGCCGTAGACGGTGACCGTCTCGCCGACGCGTGCGTGGAGGTCTGCGACAAGGGTGCGCGTCATGGCGGCAACTCCCTGGGTTGCGGGCGCGTTGGTCGCGCCGACGACGAGCGGTAAACGGCCGCCCGGGGGACAGCGCCCACCCTAGGCGATCAAGCTCCACCCGGTCGTCCGGTTTTCCCCGCGCAGGAAGTCGGCCGGCCCGACTTCCTGCGCATACGGGTCTTCAGAGGACCCAGCGGGTGGTGGTGCCGTTGGGGGCGGTGTAGGCGGCGTACTGGGCTTCGGGGCCGGCTTCGACGGCGAACCACTCGGGGCGGGGGCGGTTGTGGGCGAGCCAGTTGCGGTGGGCGGCCTCGACGAGACACCAGACGTCGCGCGGGCCGCTGAGGGCGACGGCGGCGGGGCCGTCGGGGCGGGCGGTGGAGCCGCTCGTGGGGTCGTGGAGGGTGTGACCGCTGCGGGTGATCGTGGGGGCGAGGCGCAGGCCGGCCCAGAAGGCGAAGCCGGGGTGGTCCAGGGCGCGGGCGTCGAGTTCCGTGGTGCGGCGGCGGGCCTGCGGATCGGGGGCGGCGGGCGCGGGGGCCGGGTCCCGGTGCAGGGGCGGGAAGGCGGCCTGGTGGTGGAGGAAGCGGCCGGCGGCCCGGCCGTCGTGGCGCTTGGTCAGCCGGGCGACGGCGCCGCCGACCGGGGCGACGATGAGGCCGCCGGGGGCGCACTGGTCGAGCCAGGCCAGGGGGAGGCGGGGGACGGCGCAGGTGGCGATGATCCGGTCGTACGGCGCTCCGGCCGTGTGACCTTCGGCCGCGGCGGCCCCGACGACGGTCGGTTCGCGGTCGGCGGCGTCGCGGAGCAGGGCGGTGAGGTCGCCGGGGCCGATCTCCAACACCCGGTCGCCGGGCCGGACGTCGAGCGCGTCGACCAGGTCGGACGGCAGGTCGGTCGGCAGGCCCGGCAGCGGGGCCGCGGGCGACCGTTCGACGGTCGTGGCCAAGTCGACTTCGGCACGCAGGAGTTGGTCGTCACTGTGGAGAACGGTCACCATGCCCGGTCGGTCCTTCCTGAGTGGTCGCAGCACGTCGAGGTGCGCAGCGGTCGGCTGCCGGCGAGCCGATCGTCGCCAAGACGGGAAGGGAGGGACAAGGCTTGTGAATCGAGAGGAAAATCGGGAGGCGGGAGGGAGGCCGGAGGGGGGCGGAAGGGAAGCGGCCCCTGGGACGACGGGCCCCCGGGCCTGCGAGACCATGGGGCATCGGCACAGGAGCAGGGGGACCGCATGGAGCTACGGCAGTTGCGCTGCTTCGTCGCCGTCGCCGAGGAGTTGCACTTCGGCCGGGCGGCCGAGCGGCTGCTGCTCGGCCAGCCCGCCGTCAGTCAGCAGGTCAAGTCCCTGGAACGGGAGTTGAAGGTCGAGCTGTTCGACCGGTCGCCGCGGTACGTCCGGCTGACCCCGGCCGGGGAGCGCTTCCTGCCCGCCGCCAGGAACGTCCTCACCGCCGAGGACGCCGCCCGCGCCCTGGCCGCCGATCTGGCCGCCCCCGCCGTGCTCCGGCTCGGCACCATCACCGGGCTCGGGGAACGGCTCGACCTGATCCTCGACACCTACCAGCGCCGGGCCCCCGGCGTGCACGTCGAACTGCACGCCGCCCCGGTGCGGGAGCGGCTGGCCCGGCTCGCGGACGGCCGTCTCGACGCCGCCTTCGTCCGCGGCGCCATCGCCGAGAGCAGCCCGGAGCTGCGCTTCCTGCCCATCTGGCAGGACGAGTTGTTGCTCGCCCTGCCCGCCCGGCACCCGCTCGCCGAGCGGCCGGAGGTCGATCTCGCGGAGCTCGCGGACCTCCCGCTGCGCTTGACCGAGCGCCGCAACCACCCCG
The genomic region above belongs to Streptomyces sp. 1331.2 and contains:
- a CDS encoding sensor histidine kinase; translation: MFARFTSRLSLRARLLVLALALVTTGLVVSDTFVLGTVRAQLVEQLDEQLQRYGLPLSRKPPVQVAPPSAGKPAVSTGRRVSLPSQYLVQYLSADGKVQTVMRQPVSDSDPAPQLAGLDPTRTAPDVPFDLPDQRGHHRWRVLVLPLQAPRGQATGPSAYAAPAVTPAYVMVAVSREDIDATLGKLNNSFLAIGGAVLVLSAALGFFAVRAGLRPLRRIEAGAARIADGELSHRMPELSRGTEVGRLSIALNGMLTQIEAAFAARAESEARMRRFVADASHELRTPLAGIRGFAELYRMGALPTEADVKRTMTRIESEADRMGALVEDLLVLARLDEERPLDLAPMDLRTLAADALHDLTALDPSRPVALTGPSGTGAPGAAPVLGDEARLRQVVTNLVGNAVKHTPSGTPVRIGVGAGADGICLLEVADTGPGLTEEQAQQVFDRFYRVDASRSRDNGGGAGLGLAIATALTRAHGGTLTLHTAPGEGATFRVELPNNGERAS
- a CDS encoding response regulator transcription factor — its product is MQGTVTTPGGSTVAGGQGEAFLLVVDDEPNIRELLAASLRFSGFRVASAASGTEALELIAAERPDLVVLDVMLPDLDGFTVVEKLRERTNRGQIAGPAHGHPGDHLPVLFLTAKDGVGDKVQGLAAGADDYVTKPFSLEELIARIRAILRRAGGPAEDGRLVVADLSLDPIAHEVTRAGTPVALSPTEFKLLHYLMANVGRVVSKAQILDHVWAYDFGGDLSIVESYISYLRRKLDSGPAHGPKLIHTVRGIGYALRRPPQG
- the aspS gene encoding aspartate--tRNA(Asn) ligase — translated: MTRTLVADLHARVGETVTVYGWVDTLRRQRRLQFVLVRDHTGIVQVTHVRGGEQDPIEAAFERVTVESAVKITGEVVASPQVKLGGLEIVPSRVEIVSLAEPKLPIDEKTGIDQRLDWRFLDIRRPSQHLVFDVQTTVERAMRELAAEERFTELHTPKLMGTASESGAEVFEVGYFGRTAYLAQSPQFYKQMAIAGGIDRVFEIGPVFRAEPSFTSRHATEFTGVDVEIAWIDGVEDVMAFEERMLHRVLTAVAEQHGEAIAEHFGTRVVVPELPFPRITMADALARLRATGWDREGVKDDLDPEGERTLCALIAAETGHEFVFVTRFPAAVRPFYHLRPEDDPTVTESFDLLWKGVEITTGAQREHRHDRLVAQAREKGMDTGPLSGYLDCFRYGTPPHGGLGLGLGRLLMLALGLPSIREATFLFRGPHRLEP
- a CDS encoding LysR substrate-binding domain-containing protein: MELRQLRCFVAVAEELHFGRAAERLLLGQPAVSQQVKSLERELKVELFDRSPRYVRLTPAGERFLPAARNVLTAEDAARALAADLAAPAVLRLGTITGLGERLDLILDTYQRRAPGVHVELHAAPVRERLARLADGRLDAAFVRGAIAESSPELRFLPIWQDELLLALPARHPLAERPEVDLAELADLPLRLTERRNHPALVDLVTDACRQAGFRPVLGPAHSTLQDTLAAIGTGTPMWTVVYAANARMINARRVAFRPCRTPLALPTSLAVRRSAPLPRLLVEACRQTSHLTCDDQDS